ATATTTTGACACATCGCTATCCAGAGAACAGTAATATCGGAATTTACCTGTATCAAGCCATACGACAGAACGTCGAAGGAGAGAATATGATCTCTTCAAAACTTCATGAGTTCATGAAAGATTATTATGCAGTCGGGAGAGATCCCGTGATGCCTTATATCGAAAGAGTAAAGAACGAATTGCATATTAATCAAATTGGTTTATTTCGAGATCAAAAACTGGTGGCGGAGATTACTTCAAGAGAGGGATTTTTCCTCAAGATATTACGGGAGCGTTACAATAAGGGAGAATTGGAAATAAACATTTCCCTTGATAAAAAGCGTCTTTTTACCGTCATTGAACATATCTCAAGCAAAAAGCAAATGAAAGTACTGGATTTGGAAAAACCAAGATTTTCTGTGAAAGTCAATATGACAGCGCAAATTCAGGAAATGGCTGAAAAAATCGATTTATCAAAGCCTGAGCAGTTAAAAAAGGTACAAAAAGCAATCGAGCTGGCGGTGAAAAAAGAGACGGAGCATTTGCTGGAAAAGTTAAGAAAGCACGATGTAGACCCGGTAGGATTTGGGGAAATCTACAATATAGCCAATCAAAAGAGTGGGAAAAAGAAATTGAGTAGAGATGAATGTCGGGAAATCATGAAAAGGGCGAAATTTGATGTAGATGTCGAGATCAAGATTTTACGTACAGGCGTCATTGGGTAATCGGTTCAAAAATACATAGACAAGCAACATCCCCGGGTGAGATAGTAAGGGGAAGGCGAACCGCTCTTATTGATCCACGGCTTCAATCTGGATACAAGGCTATGGGATGACCAGCTGCAAGCATTTGCACAGACGTATAAGGTCGTTCGCTTTGATATCCGCGGGTTCGGTAAAACACTGGCGACTGACGTTCCTTATACCTTGTACGACGATGTGAAAGCGGTTCTGCAAGGGCTTGGTATCGAAAAAGCGCATGTGGCTGGGCTTTCGTTTGGGGGAATGGTCGCGCTGGAGTTCGCACTTGCTTCTGGTCGCATCCGGCTTGTTTGGTCATCCAAGAAGTGAGCAAAGGCTGCACGATGTGGAACGATTCAATCAAGTGGATTATCCCGATTTTTTACAGATCGCTGATGTATTGACCGAACGGATTACAGGCGCACAAAAAGTCATCCTGCCTGACTCAGCGCATATCCCACCGATGGATCAACCAGAGGTATTCAACAAACTCGTCCTGGAATTCCTCGCACAAAGTACTGTAAGATCATCCTAATACCGTTTTCAAAAGGCATGATCGGAGAGAATTACCGCTCATGTCTTTTTTTGTTTTCAACACTTCGCCACATCAGATAGCCCGATGGAGCCATATAGATTCTCGTACTATTTTGATAGGATTAAGACGAAATAAGGAAGTAGGTGATAGGGTGACAGATAACATTAGACATTATGCGGTTGTGTTTTTGCTCGCCTTTTTACTTGTACTGACAACGGGTATGACAACTGCTTACGCCCATGCTGGCTTAATGGGCAGCTTCCCACAAGATGGTGAGGTACTGAAGGCGAATCCAGGAAAAATATCTGCGTTGTTTACCGAAACATTGGAGCCCGATCTAGTTAACGTGCGTTTATTTGACTGGAATGGCAAGGAAATAAAAGTGGAGCGGCCGACATTGCAGCCGGGTGATGCCTCGCAGTTGAATGTAAATCTGCCGAGCGATTTGGCTTGGGGGACGTATTCGGTTATCGTGTCTGTCGTTTCCGAGGACGGGCATCCGATCGAAGAGAGGCTCACGTTTTCCATCGGACAAAAAAGTGCGTTCGTGGTTCCTCCGAGTGAGCAAAAAGCAGATTCAAGCTACTTGATTATGTACCGCTATTTGGCGCAAGGAATTATTCTCGTCGGTGGCGGCTTGTATCTGGTAGCGTGGAGAGCACAGCGTCATGGCTTGCCTTCGCTTGCCCAGCTCATCGGGATTGGCAGACAAATCGGATGGAGTTTGGCGATCATCGGACTTATATTTTTGTGGTTCTTGTATGACGAATCGTTAACCGCTGTTTCACTTACACAAGCACTGTGGCAGATGGACGGGAACTTGCTCAGTCAGTCTCCGTTTGCGATCATGCTGCTGGTATCTTTTGCACTACTGTTATTGATGGCGATCCCCAATATGGTGTCCGGCTGGTATGTGGGAATCTGGGTTCTCGTGATCAGCGCGCAAGCTTTTGGTGGTCATGCATGGGGCATTGCTCCTGTCTGGCTGTCCATTTTGCTGAGACTGTTGCATGTATTGACGGTCGCCGTGTGGATGGGGGCACTTGTCTACTTGTTACTTACAGTCAAAGTGGCTGAAAGAGGACAGGAGTCGTTCAAGAGGTTCTTTTTGCAGACAGTTGCTGTGGCGGCAGTGCTTGCTGTCGTGACGGGTGTTGTCATGCTCATCGTGCAGACGGATGTCATGAATATTTTCCAGAGTGCAACAGCATGGAGCTATCTGTTATACGGAAAAATAGCAAGTGTCTGCCTCATGCTTCTGCTGGCCTTCAGGCAAACGAGACGCTGGCGGACGAAAAATTCTTTGCAGCCCGCTTACTTGCGTTGGGAAATCGTATTCGGTATTATTGCTGTTCTGGCAGGACTTTGGATGAGCCAGATCAACTATCCGACTGCTACGACAAATAATCAGGCCATGATTCAAACAGATTCAAACTAGGGAGGTTTTCATACGATGAAAATGACAAAATGGATGAGCAGTGTACTGGTAGCCGGTGCAGTTTTGACGTTGGCGACAGCAGCACAAGCACATGTGAACGTATATCCGAAAGAGACTACTACAGGCTCCTATGAAAAATACGCAGTGCGTGTCCCAGTAGAAAAAGACGTCAATACGACAAAAGTGAAGCTGGAATTCCCGGCAGGTGTGAAGGTAAATACTGTACAACCGATTCCGGGCTGGACCTACGAGTTCGAAAAAGATAAAGACGGTGTGAACACAGCGCTTGTGTGGACAGCCACAGAAGGCGGAATCAAGGCGCATGAGTTCCAAGAGTTCACGTTTGTCGGGGCAAACCCGAAAGAAGAGGGCCAATTGGCTTGGAAGGCTTATCAGACCTATGCAAATGGTGAGGTTGTGGAATGGACAGGGGACAAGGATTCTAAAACGCCAGCGTCTGTCACTACCATTAAGGCTGGTGTAGGCGAAGCAGGGCATGAGCATGGACAAGAACAAAAGCCGGCCACTGCTCCTGCTGGGGAAGCGGCTGGTGCAGGCAGCAACAATACCTTGCCATTGGTACTTTCTGGTTTGGCGTTGCTGATCTCCATCGTTAGCCTGTTTAGAAAAAAAGCGTAAGTGCTCCTTAATAAAGCTGTGCAGTGTGTTCAATCATGCTGCACGGCTTTTTTGTTGTGTGACAATTAAAAACATTCTATAATGGCAGTAATTACTTTCGGAGGTGTATATCACATGTTAAAAACACTATTCAGAGCAAGCAAGTACACAGGAAGGAAAAATAGAATGGCAGCATGACGCGTACGCATTTTGCATAGTAGAGGATTGTAGAATAACGATCAGTATGTGAAAACGGAACGCGTCATCTGCCTAAAAAAGGTGGATACTGCTTCCATGTTCATGAATGCGACAAAAGTATATACGATCAAAAGTTTTTTGACTTCCCTCGCCAATACGACCATGTTCACGACTTATGCGCTTTACTATATTGTGACACTGGGTTTTAACCCGTTTGAATTGCTTTTGATCGGGACGGTATTGGAGTTATCTGTGTTGGTGTTTGAAGGGATAACAGGAGTCGTTGCGGATACGTACAGTCGCCGTCGCTCCGTCATTATCGGGATGTTTTTGCTGGGTATCGGATTTGCAATGCAGGGGATCGTTCCCGTGCTTGATGCTTGGGTGCCGTTGTTTTCTATTTTCGGCTTGGTGCTGTTTTCGCAAGTAGTCAGTGGCTTCGGGTATACGTTTATCAGTGGAGCGGATACTGCATGGATTGTGGATGAGGTCGGAGAAGAGAAGATCGGTACGATTTTCATGAAGGCCAAGCGTTACTCCTTGTTTGGGAATCTGCTCGGGATTGCACTTAGTGTGGCGTTAGCATCACTCGCTCCTAATTTGCCTTACCTCATAGGCGGCCTCATGTATCTGGGGCTTGGTGTCTTTCTGATTCTGTTCATGAAGGAGACCGGTTTTGTTCCACGTGAGCGTGAGCAAGGTGCTTCCCACGTAAAGGAAATGATACAGACGTGGACTTCGGGTGCCAAAGTGATTCGCAGTCAGCCGATTCTCATGTTGATCTTGTTTGTGACGCTATTTACGGGTGCAGCTTCTGAAGGGTATGACCGTTTGTGGGAAGCGCATTTGATCGCTGAAATTGGCTTTCCGCAGCTCGCTGCTATTTCGCTGCCCATGTGGTTCGGGATCATTGCCGCACTCGCAAGCTTACTCGGTCTCATCGTCGTAGGCGTTGTGGAAAAAAGGCTGGATGTGAACAATGAGCGGGTTGTCCTTGTGGGCATGTTTACGCTGACAGGGCTCAAAATTGCAGCGATGATTGCTTTTGCCTTTTCCCCTAGCTTTAGCTGGGCATTAGTAGCATTGCTGTTGATCGGTGTGATCCAGTCATTAAGCAGTCCGCTGTATGATACGTGGCTGAATCTAAATATTCAGAGCAGTGTGCGAGCGACGGTTTTGTCGATGATGGGCCAATCCAATGCCTTGGGACAAACGGCGGGTGGGCCGGCTGTCGGATGGATTGGGACTCGTTTTTCGATTCGCGCTTCGCTAGTTGCGGCGGCCATCTTGTTGGCACCGATTCTGATTGTGTTTGGCCGTGCGCTTAGAAAGCGCTGAGTCACACACAGTGCAACAAGCATAAGGTATGTGTCCAGTTCTAGGGCGCATGCCTTTTTTTGTTGAGGCAATGGTTGAGTGATGTAAACGAACTTGCGAACAAATGTTCTCTTTTGGTATGATGATCTCAACAACTAGAAGACACATTTTATGGTGGTGACAGCATGATGATTCTGGAGTTGAGAAGGTACGCAGCCCGGCAGCAAGCAGTGGAGATTATCTATTTGAAGAAAGATGGAGAGGCTAGCAGGCGTACGATTCGTGTGGTGCATATCGATGAGAACAAAGGGAGCTTGAAAGCATATTGCTATATGAGGAAGGCGTATCGTGTATTTGTGTTGGATAACATTTTGGCGATCGCACCTGTGTCTGGACATTTTGCCGGATGAAAAGGAATCATTCCCCAAGCTCCAGCGTTCCAGCCGTACTATGGTATACTAAAGAGGTAAACAACTTCAAAAAAGAGGAAGGGCGGGACAACATTGGATTTCTTCATTGTCATCGTCATCATGTTTTTGATCGTAGTATTTGTCTTAGCGTCCAAAGCTGTAAAAGGCGGAAGTGGGCGCTCTCATTCCTCTTCAGACAGCGGGGGCGGAGCCTTCTATGTAGACAGCTCTCACAATCATCATCATCGAAATCACGACTATGACAGCGGCGATAGCAGTAGTGGTGGAGACAGTGGTGGTGGCGGGGATAGCGGCGGCGGCGGCGGCGGAGATTGACGCTGTTGCATTTTGTTTCATTATGGTACAATAAATGGGAAATATGATTCCAAACCTGAATGGTAGGTTTGCTAAAGGAGAGATGTTTTATGGTAGCCATCAAATTTGTTCAGAGTATTGTAGTCGGGGTCACAGGAATCCTCCTTTCAAGCGAACAGTAATACCGTTCACCAAAATGAGGATTCGACTGTGACTGGTTCTGGCTGATAGCCATATATTTAACCAATTGCAGGGGGAATCCGCAGTGAATCAACTAACCAATCAACAAGTATTGCAATCTATGGGCTGGAATGAGCATTTTGCTAATCATTTTGACCTTTATGCCGAGCAAGGTTACAGTGTGGGACGTATCACACTCGAACATAAACGTATTTATCGTCTGTGGAGTGAGCATGGCGAGCTCCTAGGCGAGGTAACGGGCAAGCTTCGTTATGAAGCCATCGGACGAGAAGATTTTCCGGCTGTCGGCGACTGGGTAGTGATCAGTGCCCGCCCAGAGGAAAAGAAAGCCTCCATCCACGGACTTCTTCCACGTAAGAGCAAGTTTTCTCGCAAGGTAGCTGGGGATACAGTGGAAGAGCAGATTGTGGCCGCGAACGTCGATACCGTTTTCCTCGTGAATTCCTTAAATAATGATTTGAATCTGCGGAGGATAGAACGCTATCTCATTCTTGCGTGGGAGAGTGGAGCCAATCCGGTGATTGTGCTTTCCAAAGCAGATTTGTGTGACGATCTGGATGCATGCATGGCAGAGATAGAATCGGTTGCGATCGGAGTACCTGTTCACGTAGTCAGTGCTGAGCAGGGAGAAGGACTGGATCTGCTCGCACCGTATTTGGGCGAGGGTCAGACGATTGCCTTGATGGGTTCCTCTGGTGTTGGCAAATCCACGTTGATCAATAAATTGAGCGGAGCGGAGAGGCAAAAAGTCAGTGGCGTGCGTGAAGGTGATGACCGTGGCCGCCATACGACGACACATCGCGAATTGTTCCGATTGCCGAGTGGTGCTCTGATGATCGATACACCGGGTATGAGGGAGCTGCAACTCTGGGAAGCAGATGAAGGCTTCCGCGGTGCTTTTGACGATGTCGAGTCTATAGCGGAAACATGCCGTTTCAATGATTGCAAGCATATGCGCGAGCCTGGCTGTGCTGTTCAGGTTGCGATCAATGATGGATCATTGGAAAAGGCACGCTTTGACAGTTACCTGAAGCTTCAACGTGAATTGGCACATCTGGCACGAAAAGAAGAAGCAAGGCTTGCAGCCGCTGAAAGAGATAAATGGAAGAAGATCAACGCTCAAACGCGGCAGAAAAAACCGAAGAGATAAGTAGGAGAGCCCTTGAGAAATCAGGGCTCTTTCCTTTGTTCGAACAAGTAAGCGCTTCCTTTTTCTTTCAAAAATTAACGCTTGCTCACAACGCGGGAGTTATGATAGATTTGGTCAATACTCGTTATTACACTTCGAAATAAATAGATAGGTAGCTCGTATAATTTTGGGAATAAGGCCCAACCGTTTCTACCAGGTGACCGTAAATCATCTGACTACGAGTGAAAGTGCGTCTAGGGTTCCGTCTCTTTCTTTCCTATTCCATAGGGTGAAAGAAAGCTGGTCCGAGCGACGCAGGCACAAATGATGTGCTACACCTAAGGGATAAAAGCCCAGAGGGACAGTTTCACTTGGCGTTGGTTTGTTACGTTTGTTACGTAGCCCGCTTGTGACACTGTCCACTCTGGGCTTTCTATATTTTAGTAGGCCGCATGTAAAAATGGCCGGAACGATATCCGAGGAGGAAAAACTGATGAAAGAATTACAAGAGCGCATCGTACAGGACGGCAAAGTACTGTCGGCATCCGTTTTGAAGGTGGATGCGTTTTTGAACCACCAGGTAGATCCACAATTGACGATGAAGATCGGACAGCGCTTTGCCGAGCTGTTTGCTGGTGAAAAAATCACAAAAGTCGTGACGATTGAGGCAAGTGGCATTCATTTTGCTATGGCGACTTCCTTTGCGTTGGGTGTTCCCTTTATCTACGCGAAAAAGAAAAAAGCTGTCACGTTGACAGAGGAAGTATACTCTGCTCCTGTTCATTCCTTTACCCGTCAAGAAACGTATCAAATCAGTGTTTCCCGTCAGTATTTGTCCAAAGAAGACCGCGTATTGATTGTCGATGACTTCCTGGCTACGGGAGCTGCTCTAGTGGGACTTACGAATATTCTCAAAGATGCAGGAGCTCATCTCGTCGGGGTTGGTGCTGTGATTGAAAAAAGCTTCCAGGAAGGCCGTGGTCTCTTGGAGCAAGCTGGCGTACGAATCGAATCATTGGCACGTATTGAATCAATGTCACCAGAAGGCATTCACTTTATTGAAGAAGAGCCTGCACGCGTATAATCAAAAAGTTAATAGGAGGTAAGGGTTCACTCATGCTAGCCAAACATAAGATTGTTACTTTGGGCTTACAGCACATTCTTGCCATGTATGCAGGAGCTGTCGTGGTACCGTTGATTATCGGTGGTGCTTTGAATCTGACTCCTACGCAAATCGCTTATTTGATTGCTGCCGACCTATTCACATGCGGAATCGCAACGCTCTTGCAAGTCCTTGGCACACGTTATACAGGGATTCGCCTTCCTGTTGTGCTAGGCTGTACGTTTACAGCAGTAGGACCGATCATTGCGATTGCATCTACGAGTAATCTAGCGACCGCTTATGGTGCCATCATCATATCGGGTATAT
The window above is part of the Brevibacillus antibioticus genome. Proteins encoded here:
- a CDS encoding Ger(x)C family spore germination protein translates to MKRLRLLVHYLLVVVLLNGCGEQHVLEKLGLAVAVGYDLSKDGRLLGTTVFYQIDPEARELVTVISGTAHTSKGLTVAQNRESSKKIVGGQIRVVVYHDELARKGILSLVENLTRDASIGSNVYLTVAKGRAYDILTHRYPENSNIGIYLYQAIRQNVEGENMISSKLHEFMKDYYAVGRDPVMPYIERVKNELHINQIGLFRDQKLVAEITSREGFFLKILRERYNKGELEINISLDKKRLFTVIEHISSKKQMKVLDLEKPRFSVKVNMTAQIQEMAEKIDLSKPEQLKKVQKAIELAVKKETEHLLEKLRKHDVDPVGFGEIYNIANQKSGKKKLSRDECREIMKRAKFDVDVEIKILRTGVIG
- a CDS encoding alpha/beta fold hydrolase, which translates into the protein MIHGFNLDTRLWDDQLQAFAQTYKVVRFDIRGFGKTLATDVPYTLYDDVKAVLQGLGIEKAHVAGLSFGGMVALEFALASGRIRLVWSSKK
- a CDS encoding alpha/beta fold hydrolase; the protein is MERFNQVDYPDFLQIADVLTERITGAQKVILPDSAHIPPMDQPEVFNKLVLEFLAQSTVRSS
- a CDS encoding copper resistance protein CopC, which translates into the protein MTDNIRHYAVVFLLAFLLVLTTGMTTAYAHAGLMGSFPQDGEVLKANPGKISALFTETLEPDLVNVRLFDWNGKEIKVERPTLQPGDASQLNVNLPSDLAWGTYSVIVSVVSEDGHPIEERLTFSIGQKSAFVVPPSEQKADSSYLIMYRYLAQGIILVGGGLYLVAWRAQRHGLPSLAQLIGIGRQIGWSLAIIGLIFLWFLYDESLTAVSLTQALWQMDGNLLSQSPFAIMLLVSFALLLLMAIPNMVSGWYVGIWVLVISAQAFGGHAWGIAPVWLSILLRLLHVLTVAVWMGALVYLLLTVKVAERGQESFKRFFLQTVAVAAVLAVVTGVVMLIVQTDVMNIFQSATAWSYLLYGKIASVCLMLLLAFRQTRRWRTKNSLQPAYLRWEIVFGIIAVLAGLWMSQINYPTATTNNQAMIQTDSN
- a CDS encoding YcnI family protein, translated to MKMTKWMSSVLVAGAVLTLATAAQAHVNVYPKETTTGSYEKYAVRVPVEKDVNTTKVKLEFPAGVKVNTVQPIPGWTYEFEKDKDGVNTALVWTATEGGIKAHEFQEFTFVGANPKEEGQLAWKAYQTYANGEVVEWTGDKDSKTPASVTTIKAGVGEAGHEHGQEQKPATAPAGEAAGAGSNNTLPLVLSGLALLISIVSLFRKKA
- a CDS encoding MFS transporter, whose protein sequence is MFMNATKVYTIKSFLTSLANTTMFTTYALYYIVTLGFNPFELLLIGTVLELSVLVFEGITGVVADTYSRRRSVIIGMFLLGIGFAMQGIVPVLDAWVPLFSIFGLVLFSQVVSGFGYTFISGADTAWIVDEVGEEKIGTIFMKAKRYSLFGNLLGIALSVALASLAPNLPYLIGGLMYLGLGVFLILFMKETGFVPREREQGASHVKEMIQTWTSGAKVIRSQPILMLILFVTLFTGAASEGYDRLWEAHLIAEIGFPQLAAISLPMWFGIIAALASLLGLIVVGVVEKRLDVNNERVVLVGMFTLTGLKIAAMIAFAFSPSFSWALVALLLIGVIQSLSSPLYDTWLNLNIQSSVRATVLSMMGQSNALGQTAGGPAVGWIGTRFSIRASLVAAAILLAPILIVFGRALRKR
- a CDS encoding WYL domain-containing protein, yielding MMILELRRYAARQQAVEIIYLKKDGEASRRTIRVVHIDENKGSLKAYCYMRKAYRVFVLDNILAIAPVSGHFAG
- the rsgA gene encoding ribosome small subunit-dependent GTPase A; translation: MNQLTNQQVLQSMGWNEHFANHFDLYAEQGYSVGRITLEHKRIYRLWSEHGELLGEVTGKLRYEAIGREDFPAVGDWVVISARPEEKKASIHGLLPRKSKFSRKVAGDTVEEQIVAANVDTVFLVNSLNNDLNLRRIERYLILAWESGANPVIVLSKADLCDDLDACMAEIESVAIGVPVHVVSAEQGEGLDLLAPYLGEGQTIALMGSSGVGKSTLINKLSGAERQKVSGVREGDDRGRHTTTHRELFRLPSGALMIDTPGMRELQLWEADEGFRGAFDDVESIAETCRFNDCKHMREPGCAVQVAINDGSLEKARFDSYLKLQRELAHLARKEEARLAAAERDKWKKINAQTRQKKPKR
- a CDS encoding xanthine phosphoribosyltransferase → MKELQERIVQDGKVLSASVLKVDAFLNHQVDPQLTMKIGQRFAELFAGEKITKVVTIEASGIHFAMATSFALGVPFIYAKKKKAVTLTEEVYSAPVHSFTRQETYQISVSRQYLSKEDRVLIVDDFLATGAALVGLTNILKDAGAHLVGVGAVIEKSFQEGRGLLEQAGVRIESLARIESMSPEGIHFIEEEPARV